Proteins encoded in a region of the Solanum dulcamara chromosome 9, daSolDulc1.2, whole genome shotgun sequence genome:
- the LOC129904462 gene encoding pentatricopeptide repeat-containing protein At1g31430: MSSIRSISATLDIRTCLELLKTCKSITKLKQIHAQVIILNFHKHIGILHKLLAFTTHDDDTQLPGDLNYAKKIFSCCENRTLFMYNVIIKGYVKTGQFKKALFLFDELRIRGLFPDSFTYPFVFKAIGELKMVKEGEKLHGYVLKSGVWFDNYVGNSVMDMYGLFGYVESLNKMFDEMPKRDSIGWNILISGFVRCGRFQDAVGVYKKMREEGGVKPDEATVVSTLSACTALKRLELGKEIHRYIVEELGFSLIIGNALVDMYSKCGCLMVAREIFDDMPMKNVICWTSMVSGYVNSGQLDEARKLFERSPVRDLVLWTTMINGYVQFNRVDDAMDLFRSMQMQRIKPDKYTLVALLTGCAQLGALQQGEWIHDYMKENRITVTAVVGTALIEMYAKCGCIEKSMEIFDELEEKDTASWTSIICALAMSGNIRKALELFSEMEQAGFRPDDITYIGVLSACSHGGLVEEGRKYFHAMSRIYAIQPKLEHYGCLIDLLGRAGLLSEAEVMISQIPNKDKEIIVPIYGALLSACRIYGNIDVGERVAELLMEIESYDSSTHTLLANTYASAGRWEDVSKVRGTMRDLGVKKSPGCSSIDINGNVHEFIVGH; the protein is encoded by the coding sequence ATGTCTTCAATAAGGTCAATTTCTGCTACACTTGACATTAGAACATGCCTTGAGCTTCTTAAGACTTGTAAATCCATTACAAAACTCAAACAAATCCATGCCCAAGTTATCATCCTCAATTTCCACAAACACATTGGCATTTTACACAAGCTATTAGCCTTTACCACTCATGATGATGATACCCAACTCCCAGGAGACTTAAATTATGCCAAGAAAATCTTCAGTTGCTGCGAGAATCGAACATTGTTCATGTACAATGTAATCATTAAAGGGTATGTGAAAACGGGTCAATTCAAGAAAGCCCTTTTCTTGTTTGATGAGTTAAGAATACGTGGCTTGTTTCCCGATAGTTTCACTTACCCATTTGTGTTTAAAGCTATTGGTGAGTTGAAAATGGTGAAAGAAGGTGAAAAGCTTCATGGGTATGTCTTGAAATCTGGTGTTTGGTTTGATAACTATGTGGGTAATTCTGTTATGGATATGTATGGTTTGTTTGGTTATGTGGAGAGTTTGAACAAGATGTTTGATGAAATGCCTAAGAGAGATTCGATTGGGTGGAATATATTGATTTCTGGGTTTGTTAGATGTGGTAGGTTCCAGGATGCTGTTGGGGTTTACAAGAAGATGAGAGAGGAAGGTGGTGTTAAGCCTGATGAAGCTACGGTTGTGAGTACTTTGTCAGCTTGCACTGCATTGAAAAGATTGGAACTTGGTAAAGAAATTCATCGATACATTGTTGAAGAGCTTGGGTTCAGCCTTATTATTGGGAATGCATTAGTGGACATGTATTCTAAGTGTGGATGTTTGATGGTGGCTAGGGAGATATTTGATGATATGCCAATGAAAAATGTGATATGTTGGACTAGTATGGTGTCGGGGTATGTTAATAGTGGTCAATTGGATGAAGCTAGAAAACTTTTTGAGAGGAGTCCAGTTAGGGATCTAGTTCTGTGGACAACTATGATTAATGGGTATGTGCAATTCAATCGTGTTGATGATGCAATGGACCTGTTTCGTTCGATGCAAATGCAAAGGATTAAACCTGACAAATACACACTGGTTGCTCTTCTCACTGGTTGTGCTCAGTTAGGTGCCTTGCAGCAAGGTGAATGGATTCATGATTACATGAAGGAAAACAGAATAACTGTTACTGCCGTTGTTGGTACTGCCCTTATAGAAATGTATGCAAAGTGTGGTTGTATAGAAAAATCAATGGAAATATTTgatgaattagaagagaaagaTACTGCATCATGGACTTCAATTATTTGTGCACTAGCCATGAGCGGGAACATTAGGAAGGCACTGGAACTGTTCTCAGAAATGGAACAAGCTGGATTTCGCCCTGATGATATCACTTATATTGGAGTGTTAAGTGCATGTAGCCACGGGGGCTTGGTAGAGGAAGGCCGCAAGTATTTCCATGCAATGAGTAGGATTTATGCAATTCAGCCAAAGTTAGAACATTATGGTTGTTTGATAGATCTACTTGGTCGTGCTGGGCTCCTAAGTGAAGCTGAAGTAATGATATCTCAGATACCCAATAAAGACAAAGAGATTATAGTTCCAATATATGGGGCTTTGCTTAGTGCCTGCAGAATTTACGGCAATATTGATGTTGGTGAACGTGTGGCTGAACTGCTCATGGAGATTGAATCTTATGATTCTAGCACTCATACACTTCTGGCAAACACCTATGCATCTGCTGGCAGATGGGAAGATGTATCAAAGGTCAGGGGAACTATGAGGGATTTAGGTGTTAAGAAGTCACCTGGATGCAGTTCAATTGATATCAATGGAAATGTGCACGAGTTCATTGTTGGACATTAA
- the LOC129904390 gene encoding leucine-rich repeat receptor-like tyrosine-protein kinase PXC3 gives MQATMFVYLPSFLYLSFFLHLVFSQLPPNQISAMRSVYDLLQSDTGSSFVWNETDKTSTPCSWKGVSCNSNNSSLTKITVSLFSISSSEFLPFICQIDTLESLDVSQNFLSSIPNGFITGCGGVSGLKLLNFSGNKLEGSLPTFTGFGKLESLDFSFNDLNGKVDLQLDGLNSLKSLNLSYNRFNGSVPTSLGKFNYLEELQLSANFFQGEFPTQIVNFGNLTLIDLSLNNLSGVIPDRLGELPKLKVLILSVNRLSGTIPQSLRSIKTLTRFDANQNYFVGNIPLEITTYLRNLDLSFNYLNGTIPQDLLSPLNLQFVDLTSNKLEGPVPSNMSVNLIRLRLGQNALNGSFPSASFERLQSLTYLELDNNQLTGPIPSELGMCRKLALLNLAQNKLSGVIPVELADMYNLQVLSLQSNNLVGEIPSNISQLNRLQKLNVSWNSLTGSIPSSLSSLRSLTNLNLHGNKLSGRIPVDISNLNVLLELQLGLNQLGGPIPEMPLSLQIVLNLSHNLFQGPIPSSLSRLTSLEVLDLSYNRFSGQIPDFLAGMGGLTRLVLSNNQLSGVVPKFGNFVSVETAGNGNLSYPSPVAPLEYNKGKTLSSTIVLVLFVCCGFAFGVSAKICIQYFMSTNLHQSEVCWITGDSLHQFQIKLSKAMTTMCRPINVMQNNQFYTYYKVMMPCGVYYCIKKIKKRNKSFSLHSLERFKQGLVNIGHLSNYTMAPLACVVESDTTYIVYEYPQHGTLLDLLHGRCDDSTLDWKSRFDIAVGICRGLAILHGGSLFSDQIILFHISSSSIFMKHLNQPLIGDIELGRAFNYSQLSVAVGYVPPEYAYVMRVTEAGNMYSFGVIMLELLTGKPAISEGTELAKWIIQHEDLGEVVDSRVSGNSVQVHQQMLLVIEIALQCLSVSPRERPDAKELLETLLTLGQQFGI, from the exons TTTCCCAACTGCCCCCAAATCAAATTAGTGCCATGAGAAGTGTCTATGATCTGCTTCAGAGTGATACTGGTTCTTCTTTTGTATGGAATGAGACTGATAAAACTTCAACCCCATGTTCTTGGAAAGGGGTTTCTTGCAATTCTAATAATTCTTCCCTTACCAAAATCACCGTTTCATTGTTCTCTATTTCTAGCTCTGAATTCTTGCCTTTTATTTGTCAAATTGATACTTTGGAGTCTCTTGATGTTTCCCAGAACTTTTTGAGCTCTATCCCAAATGGGTTCATCACTGGTTGTGGAGGAGTTAGTGGCTTGAAACTGTTGAACTTTAGTGGGAATAAATTGGAGGGTTCTTTGCCTACTTTCACTGGTTTTGGAAAGTTGGAGTCTTTGGACTTTTCTTTTAATGACTTGAATGGGAAAGTTGACTTGCAGTTGGATGGATTGAATTCACTCAAGAGTTTGAACCTTAGCTATAACAGATTTAATGGTTCAGTTCCTACCAGTCTTGGAAAGTTTAATTATCTGGAGGAGCTTCAACTTTCTGCAAATTTTTTTCAAGGTGAATTCCCCACTCAAATTGTGAACTTTGGCAACTTAACTTTGATTGACCTTTCTCTAAACAATCTATCTGGTGTAATTCCTGATAGATTAGGAGAACTTCCCAAATTGAAAGTCTTGATCTTGTCAGTCAATAGATTGAGTGGCACAATCCCACAATCCCTTAGGAGTATCAAAACACTGACACGTTTTGATGCGAATCAGAATTATTTTGTTGGAAATATACCCCTTGAGATAACCACATACCTGAGGAATTTGGACCTAAGTTTTAACTACTTAAATGGTACCATCCCTCAAGACCTCTTATCCCCACTGAACTTGCAGTTTGTTGATCTCACTTCCAATAAGTTAGAGGGACCTGTTCCTTCAAACATGTCGGTAAATTTGATCAGGTTGAGATTGGGGCAAAATGCTTTGAATGGGTCATTTCCATCTGCTTCCTTTGAAAGGCTTCAAAGTTTGACCTACTTGGAACTGGACAACAACCAGTTAACTGGACCAATTCCTTCTGAATTGGGGATGTGCCGAAAATTGGCCCTTTTGAACTTAGCCCAGAATAAGCTGAGTGGTGTTATTCCTGTTGAGTTGGCTGATATGTATAATCTTCAGGTACTGAGTCTTCAGTCCAATAACCTAGTTGGAGAAATTCCAAGTAACATTTCACAGTTGAACAGATTGCAGAAGCTCAATGTCAGCTGGAATTCGTTGACTGGTTCCATTCCAAGTTCATTATCAAGTTTGAGAAGTCTCACAAACTTGAATTTGCATGGAAATAAACTAAGTGGTCGAATTCCGGTTGACATTAGTAACTTAAATGTGCTGTTAGAACTCCAACTTGGTTTGAACCAACTCGGTGGGCCTATTCCAGAGATGCCGTTGAGTTTACAGATTGTTTTGAATCTGAGTCACAATCTTTTTCAAGGACCTATACCAAGTAGTCTTTCTAGATTGACTTCACTGGAAGTTTTGGATCTCTCTTACAACAGGTTCTCGGGTCAGATTCCAGACTTCCTGGCCGGAATGGGAGGCTTGACTAGGTTGGTGCTTTCAAACAATCAACTTTCTGGGGTTGTTCCTAAGTTTGGAAACTTTGTCAGTGTTGAGACAGCTGGAAATGGGAATCTGAGCTATCCTTCCCCAGTTGCCCCACTGGAATACAATAAGGGCAAGACATTGTCATCAACCATAGTCCTGGTCCTCTTTGTTTGCTGTGGCTTTGCTTTTGGTGTGAGTGCAAAAATTTGTATCCAGTACTTTATGTCGACTAACCTGCACCAAAGCGAGGTTTGTTGGATCACTGGTGATAGCCTCCACCAGTTTCAAATTAAACTGTCCAAGGCCATGACCACAATGTGTAGGCCAATTAACGTTATGCAAAACAACCAGTTCTACACTTACTACAAGGTTATGATGCCTTGTGGTGTGTACTATTGCATCAAGAAGATTAAGAAGAGGAACAAGTCATTCAGCTTGCATAGCTTGGAAAGGTTCAAACAAGGGCTTGTCAATATTGGCCACCTTAGCAACTATACCATGGCTCCCCTTGCTTGTGTTGTGGAATCAGATACTACATATATAGTTTATGAATACCCTCAACATGGAACACTCCTTGACCTCCTCCATGGAAGATGTGATGACAGTACTTTAGACTGGAAAAGTCGCTTTGACATAGCAGTTGGCATTTGTAGAGGTTTGGCTATCTTACATGGAGGCTCTCTCTTCAGCGATCAAATCATCCTCTTCCATATTTCATCAAGCAGCATCTTTATGAAACATTTGAACCAGCCCTTAATTGGAGATATTGAGCTTGGGAGGGCATTTAATTATTCACAATTGTCTGTAGCAGTGGGATATGTTCCTCCAG AGTATGCATATGTGATGAGAGTGACTGAGGCTGGTAATATGTATAGCTTTGGGGTAATAATGCTTGAGCTGCTAACTGGGAAACCAGCAATTAGTGAAGGAACAGAGTTGGCTAAGTGGATCATTCAGCATGAAGATTTGGGTGAAGTTGTTGACAGCAGAGTGAGTGGAAATTCTGTTCAAGTTCATCAACAAATGCTTCTAGTGATTGAAATTGCTCTGCAATGCTTAAGTGTCTCTCCAAGGGAAAGACCTGATGCCAAAGAATTACTAGAAACATTGCTAACTTTGGGCCAACAATTTGGCATTTAA
- the LOC129902720 gene encoding COP9 signalosome complex subunit 5a-like, whose amino-acid sequence MDALNSYASSAAMAQQTWELENNIVTMDAPSGSTPENSASDAIFHYDDAAQTKFQREKPWASDPHYFKRVKISALALLKMVVHARSGGTIEVMGLMQGKTDGDAIIVMDAFALPVEGTETRVNAQADAYEYMVEYSQTNKQAGRLENVVGWYHSHPGYGCWLSGIDVTTQMLNQQYQEPFLAVVIDPTRTVSAGKVEIGAFRTYPEGYKPPDDPISEYQTIPLNKIEDFGVHCKQYYSLDITYFKSSLDCHLLDLLWNKYWVNTLSSSPLLGNGDYVAGQISDLAEKLEQAENQLSHSRFGPLMAAPQRKKEEESQLAKITRDSAKITVEQVHGLMSQVIKDILFNSVCQSGKSQTEPSDPEPMIET is encoded by the exons ATGGACGCTTTAAATTCTTACGCATCGTCGGCGGCGATGGCACAGCAAACCTGGGAATTAGAGAACAACATCGTGACGATGGACGCGCCGTCGGGGTCGACACCGGAGAACTCCGCGTCGGACGCCATATTCCACTACGACGATGCGGCACAGACCAAGTTCCAGCGGGAGAAGCCGTGGGCGAGTGACCCTCACTACTTCAAGCGCGTGAAGATCTCTGCTCTTGCTCTTCTCAAGATGGTTGTTCACGCGCGTTCCGGAGGTACAATTGAGGTCATGGGACTCATGCAAGGTAAGACGGATGGAGATGCTATTATTGTCATGGACGCTTTTGCCCTCCCTGTTGAAGGCACTGAAACTAGGGTTAATGCCCAAGCTGATGCATATGAATACATGGTCGAATATTCACAGACCAACAAGCAG GCTGGTCGGTTGGAGAATGTGGTCGGGTGGTACCATTCCCATCCTGGCTATGGATGCTGGCTCTCTGGCATTGATGTAACTACACAAATGCTTAACCAGCAGTATCAAGAGCCCTTTCTTGCAGTTGTTATTGATCCTACAAGAACTGTTTCTGCTGGAAAAGTTGAGATTGGTGCCTTTCGAACATATCCTGAAGGATATAAGCCTCCAGATGACCCTATCTCAGAGTACCAGACCATTCCTTTGAATAAAATTGAAGACTTTGGAGTACATTGCAAGCAG TATTATTCATTGGATATTACGTATTTTAAGTCCTCTCTCGATTGCCATCTCTTGGACCTACTATGGAATAAGTATTGGGTGAACAcactttcttcttctcctttgcTTGGAAATGGAGACTATGTTGCTGGACAGATATCTGATCTTG CTGAAAAGTTGGAGCAAGCTGAAAATCAACTGTCTCATTCACGTTTTGGGCCGTTAATGGCAGCCCCTCAAAGGAAGAAGGAG GAAGAATCTCAGCTTGCTAAGATTACACGTGATAGTGCTAAGATTACTGTCGAGCAAGTTCATGGCTTAATGTCGCAG GTTATTAAAGACATTCTTTTCAATAGCGTTTGTCAGTCAGGCAAGTCGCAGACGGAACCCTCTGATCCAGAGCCCATGATCGAAACCTGA